agctgggattacaggggcgcaccaccacgcccacctaatttttgtatttttggtagagatgggattttaccgtgttggccaggctggtctccaactcctgatctcaagtgatccgcccgcctcagcctcccaaagggctgggattacaggcgtgagccaccgtggcctgCCCCTCCTTTGATCTTGAGTGCCTTTCTCCCTATTCTCTCTGAGTCCGAGGACAGAATTTTAGTCTTCACAGTCTGAAATCACCCTCGGGGTTCTGTCTGTTTATACAGGGATCCTGCTCCCTCACCAGCCAGGAGCAGGGACCCCTGCTGGGTTTGTAGGTTGCTGCTGCCCCAAAGCctggccaccgtgcccagcatgtAGTAGGCACTTGGAAAACAGATGTAAAATGagctaataaataaaatgatggcGCAAAAGTAGGCTCTGCACGCAAGAGATCTCGGAATCCTAGGTGTGTGTTATTACCcactttgcagataaggaaatcgAGACTTAAGAAGGCAAAGCCGCCTGCCGGGCCCCGCAGCTCAGTGGTACGCGGCTATGGGATGTAGCAGAAGCAGCAAGGGTGGCCCCAAAAAGCATTCCCAATTCCCCCTACCCCTCACCTCACAGGCAGAAGAGACACAGCAGGGTTTGCACAGATGGGGTGGGTGGGCACCGGGGACAGAGGGACAGTGCAAAGCAACTTAGGATTGTCTCTCCTTCTCAGTCCCCAGGGCTGGAGGTGCTGTGCCGGCAAATTAGGAAATGCTTGGCGTTGATGGGGACGCTTCCGGCGCCCTGTCcccagttctggaagctgaggcaccGGGGACCCTGTTTTGCTGAAGCTGGGCAGCTCCAGGCTCCAAAGCCGGGAAGAGAGACCCCGCGCATATCCAGGAATCCCCGACATCTGGGATTCTCTACAAACACCCACAGCCTGATGACCGGGCCGAAGCCCTACAGGGCGTACTGCGGGGGTGGGGTACGGCTTTCCTGGGGAGCCGGGGAACCCCGTACCGTCCTGGCCCCCTCCCTCCATGGCACCGGGTCCCCCTCCCCACCGCAGCTCGCAGCCCCAAGCTTACCTTGCGggggggggctggggaggggatgCCCTGCCCTCTCCGGCCTTGGGGGCGGGAGGGGACGGGGGTGTCCAGACCCTTTgctggtgtgtgagtgtgtatgtgtgtgcgcgaTTGTGGGAGCCGCCGGGGTGTGGGTCCGTGAGCGCGCGTGCTCGGGCTGTGACGGCCTCTGAAGTGCTGGACTGCCAGggtggaggggaagagggagggggaggagagggggactCCCCCGCCGCTGCCCGCCCACTCGCGGGTTTGAATGAAGCGCGAGGGGGAGGGGCTGCGGCGGGAGGGCGTTTTTGTCCAGTGGCCCCTCCCACTCAATGCGCCGGGAAATCCTCCCGCATCTGGAGACCTTCGCTCGCTCTCTCCAGGCCGCGCCTCCAACGTCTGCTCCAGGGGAGACTAGGAAGAGGCGCCCCTTACCCGGGTGGCTGGAGCTCCTCCTATCCAGCCTGCCCCACGACGGAGCATCCGTTAATCTGAGATAATCCTGGCCCGAGGCTGCAACACGGCCTATTATCCCGGTATCAAAGCGTTGATTGGGATGCATGGAAGTGTGAGGCTGGGGCCCGGCATGCTTAGAGTAACGGAGTCCTTAGAGCCCCCTCCCCGGCGGAGGAAGGGGACCCCCAGACGAACGGGGAGGGGCTATCCGTGGCCCTAGACTGTGACGACAAGGAAAGCCCCCTTCCACCCCTCGCGATCCCCGCACCAAGCGCGGGGCCAGGAGTATGCGCTGCGGGCTAGACTCCAGCGACACCCAGCGGCCACGCGGGGAGGGGCGCCGAGACCCACTGGGGGGTCTCCcggtgattgtgtgtgtgtgtgtgtgtgtgtgtgtgtgtttgtgcgcgcgcgcgcgcgcgagTCCTCGCTGCGAATGGCAGGAGCTGGAGGACGAGAAGGCTGTTGTCAGAGGCAGGGAAACCCCAGCTCCCAAGGCAGGGCCACAATCTCCACTCCACGTTTAACCCCGCAAGGGGAGGGCCATACAGCCCTCGATTTCCACACCCCCAGGGCAGGTCAGTCCTCCTCGAACTGAGAAAGTCAGAGTCATCAAGCGCCCATCTCAAGCGCAGGTTTAGGTCCCCGTTTACGAAGGGCAGGGGGAGAGCCTTCCCCGATGTCCCTACCCCTTGCAGACGTCACTGCGGCGTGTCTGAGGGGACAGTCCTCTCTGCCTCATCAACCGTCCCCTCGCTGCCGCCCCAAACGCCCACCGCGGGGCGGCGGGAGATGAGGGGGACTTGGAGTTGTAGCATCCACACGTATGCACCCCCCGAGGAGGCCTAGCTGAGACCCGGCGCCCAAAGAGGTAGTCTCTGCGGGAACTCCAGGGGTCAGGAACACTTGCGCAGGGCCCTTTAAGGCAGGCTCGGTAGCCAGTGCCGCTGCCGCGGTTACTAAGGATGTGAAGTCACGAGAGGGCGGGGTTTTACCGCAGTCGGGCGGAAGCGGAAGGGGCGGGGCTCCGCTCACCGAGTCTTCAGCgctgccgccgccaccgccgccaccCGAGCCGGAGCGGGCTGGGCCGCCGAGGCAAGATGGTGGACTACAGCGTGTGGGACCACATTGAGGTGTCTGATGATGAAGATGAGACGCACCCCAACATCGACACGGCTAGCCTCTTCCGTTGGCGGCACCAGGTAAGGCGCGCGCGCCCATCCCTTTCCCCACTCCGGGGGAAGTTGTGATCCCGAGTTGTGATCCCCGATACTGCCCAGGGACCCCGCTGTTCACACCTAGGATTCTGTCCCCCACAGCCTGGACTTTCGAAGCCTCGATTAAACTCCGGGACCCCAGTACCACGGGGACCCTGAGTCCCTGCCCGGGATCTCcaccacccctcacccccacGCTCCGATTTTTTCGTGGGATTCCCTATTCACCCCATAGAAGTTCTTCATAGTCTAGACTCCCCCACACCAGTCTTGGGGGAATCTCCCTAATTCTGTCTGGGACCTAACGTTTACACTCAGAACTCTGCCTCGAGGTTTGGACCCCAAATTCTTCTGGATGATCCTGATCCTATTCGGGTATCCATTTCCAATCTGGAAACTCCCAtcgccccctcccccgcccctatAGTTTGGAACCCCAATACTTTGGTCTGTCCTGGGATCTACTTTCTGGGATCTTGATCCCAGGTTCCCATTCAGATCCGAAGTCACCACTCCTTTTCTAAACAGAACAAGGAACTCTGTGCTACCCTGATATTCTTGTTCCTGGCCTGGGACTCCTGCCCACACCCAGGACCCCCTTCCTAGAGTGTAGACCCTTGCCCCCTCAGGGTCCTTAGTCTCACCTAGGACTTGGGTTTTGGAACCTGGTTCCCCTCTGGATCTAACTACCAGCTTCACCCCGATGGAGCCTCACATTCCAGCCTCTCCTTTGGCCTCTGGTAAAGGCATTTCCCATTATACCAGGAAATCCTGCCCACGTGGCTTCCGGTCCAGCCAGAGCCCCTGCCCCTACTTGGTATTGCCGACTCTGTCACCACCCACCTCCCAGACTGGCTTCCTGCATGAGCTTCACCAGCATTGGAAACTTTCCCCTAACTCAAGCCCAGGATTCCAAACCCACCCCACCTTGTGTCTCCAGCCTGATGAGCTACTCTCTGCTATCTAAATTGTCCCTGCTCTTATCCAGGGAGTCTCCTGGTCTGATTCTAAATTCACTAACCCTTCTGTCTGCCCACAACAGAACCCCCAAATCCAGACCCCAGAATCCCTGGGTGATGCATATCCTGCCACCCCTTCAGTGCTCACAAGCCAGTGAGGTGACTAAGACTTAAAGGTTTAACCTCTTGCTCCTCCAAATCAGAGCGCCTGCATCCACTTACCAGTGTCTgtcgtacttttttttttgagaccaagtttctctcttgtcacccaggctggagagcaatggcgctatcttggctcactgcatcctccacctcccgggttcaagcgattctcctgccctagtctcttgagtagctgggattacaggcatgcgccaccacgagaggctcattttgtatttttagtagagacagggtttctctatgttggtcaggctgatcttgaactccctacctcaggtgatccacctgccttggccttccaaagtactgggatgacaggcgtgagccaccgcgcccagccatgttgtactctttttttttttttttttttttttttttttttttttgagacggagtttcgctcttgttacccaggctggagtgcaatggcacgatctcggctcaccgcaacctccgcctcctgttcgggcaattctcccgcctcaacctcctgagtagctgggattacaggcacgcgccaccatgcccagctaattttttgtatttttagtagagacggggtttcactatgttgactgggatggtctcgatctctcgacctcgtgatccacccgcctcggcctcccaaagtgctgggattacaggcttgagccaccgcgcctggccccatgtTGTACTCTTAAACTAGAGGCACATACCTCTCAGAACCTTGTAGTGAGGATCTCCCATCCTCCCATAGGCCAACTCCCCATCATCTATCCAGAAACAACTAGAAGGTCCCTTCTCCATCCTTCCAGAATACACCAGAATACGACATTATTTCTTCATCTGGCTCCCAGTCCCACCTCCAGACCTATTCCTTAAATCCTGAGTCTCCTGGGTAGTGTACCTGCCAAGCGAGCCACTGGAGTGTGGGAAGAAAGTTCTAGCGCTTCTATTTCTTGCCGTgtgtaacattttattatgaaatatttaaaacttctgcAAAGCTCCAAAGACTATTCTTGGGAAGACCTATTTCTGTCACATAAAGAGGTTAATCTTTACTACTGTGGAGAATGGTTTGGTCTTGTGGGGTGGGAGGGCCCCCTCCTGCAGCGTAGTGTACCTGCCACACCCTCCTGCCTCTGGCACAGAGCTTTCCCTGTCCTGCCGCTGAGAACCTGGTGGCTGTAGTAGTGCGTAAAGGAGGCAGGGGGCTTCAGCGTCTCCAGCACAGGTTCAAGGACAGGCAAGCTTGTGCTCCAATCCTAGCCCTGCCCCTTGCTGCTTATTTCTTTGATGTGGCAAGACTCAAAAGAAACCCCTTTGAGCCCATGTGAAACCTGGGATAATATGGCCCCACCTCTTGTGAGATCTTTGTTAAGAAAGAATTAAGACTGGTTCAGGAAAACTTGGGGCAGGTCTGGAAGGAAGCATtgtggaggggaaggagagatCGTTATGGTTCTGAGCACAGGGCTGACTACGTTCAAATTTTGGCTCTGTCTGTGTCACTCACATGCTGGTGACTGCCAGGGAATTGTTTGatcactgtgcctcagtttccccacctgagATCTGAATGATGTCCACTTTACAGGGTTGTTGTAAGGGTTAccttattcatttaatatttgtaataCTTTTGGGGCAGTAGCTATTATCATCATCAGATAATTCTAGCTTGTCATTAAAAAAGTTTTGTAGTCCactgtggtgttgcatgcctatagtcccagctactcaggaggctgaggcagaaggatcacttgaacccagcagttcgagtccatcctgagcaacatagcaaggccttgtcttttttttcccaattttccGCCccccaagacagggtcttgctgcgtcacccaggctggagtgcagtggcgccatcttggctaactgcaacttccacttcccaggctcaagtgatcctcctacctctgcctcccgagtagctgggaccacaggtgcacagcaccctgcccagctaatttttgtacgttttggtagagacagggtttcatcatgttgcccaggctggtttcaaattcctgagctcaggcagtcccacccgcctcagcctcacaaagtgctgggattataggtgtgagccaccaagcctggcctaagaccttgtctcttaaaaaaaattccacggtggctcaagcctgtaatcccagcactttgggaggccgaggcaggtggatcacgaggtcaagagatcgagaccatcctggtcaacatggtgaaaccccgtctctactaaaaatacaaaaaattagctgggcatgtggcgtgtgcctataatcccatttactcaggaggctgaggcaggagaattgcctgaactcaggaggcggaggctgcggtgagccgagatcgtgccattgcactcgagcctgggtaacaagagtgaaactccgtctcaaaaaaaaaaaaaaaaaaaattccaaaggttCCAGAAGGGGACAAATGAGTCCTTTTCCCCAGCCCCAGCTAGCTGACTCTCCTGCCCAGAGACAGCTGCTgttagtgtttttttcttcttttttttttttttttttttgtatttttagtagagacggggtttcaccatgttgaccaggatggtctcgatctcttgaccttgtgatccacctgcctcggcctcccaaagtgctgggattataggcttgagccaccgcgcccggcccagtgttttcttctaatgAGTTGTATGACATTGAgattctgtgagcctcagtttccctaactGTAAGGCAGGAGGGTAGTGACACCTGTGGGCCCTGCTTACTGAGCTGGCTTCTCCCCTGCCcagcctgccacagcctctcccGGATGGGAGGTGTAAAGCCAGGCTGGGCAGGCTGCCGCCCTCACCAACTCCAAGAGGCCTTTTTTAGCTGTGGCCTTCCTGGCGGCTGCTCAGAGGACATTGGGGAGAGTGGTGGCTGCCCAGCAGTGGCTTGCAGGGTGGCAGGCAGGCTCCAGGGTGACAAAGGCCCATTGTGGAGAAATGGAGGTGCAGAGGCCACAAGctgctctttttttgagatagagtcttgctctgttgcccaggctgaagtatagtggtgccatcttggctgaccacaaccttcgcctcccggattcaagcaattctcctgccttagcctaccaagtagctgggaatacaggcacacgccaccatgcctcgctaatttttgtgggtttgttttgttttgtttttgagacagtcttgctctgtcaccaggttggagttcagtggtgcaatctcagctcactgcaacctccacctcctgggttcaagcgattatcctgcctcagcctcccgagtagctgggattactggcgtatgccaccacacccagctaatttttgtatttttagtagagacagggtttcaccatgttggctaggatgatcttgatccctagaccttgtgatctgcccgccttggcctcccacagtgctggtattacaggcatgagccattgcatcgagcaactttttttttttttttttaagagatggagtctcaccactttgggaggccgaggcaggtggatcatgaggtcaagagatcgagaccatcctggtcaacatggtgaaaccccgtctctacaaaaaatacaaaaaattagctgggcatggtggcgcatgcctgtaatcccagctatttaggaggctgaggcaggagaattgcctgaacccaggaggcggaggttgtggtgagccgagatcgcgccattgcactctagcctgggtaacaagagtgaaactccatcttaaaaaaaaaaaaaaaaaaaaaaaaagagatggagtctccatatgttgcccaggctggtctcaaattcctgagctcaagaggtcttcccacctcagcctcccaagtcctgggattagaggcatgtgccactgtgcccagcctgcaggtGCTCTTTCTTATCTCATGAggtgtagcttttttttttttttttttttgagacagggtctcactctgtcacccaggctggagtgcagtagtgtgatcttggctcactgctacttctgcttctctggttcaaacaattctcctgcctcagcagctggagtagctgggattgtaggcacccgccaccatgctcagctaattttcgtatttttagtagagatggggtttcaccatgttgaccaagctggtttcaaacttctgatgttaggtgatccacttgcctcggcctccctaagtcctgggattataggtgtgagccaccactcccagtcatgtaggcctttttttttttttttaagatggggtttcaccgtgttggtcaggctggtcttgaactcccaacctcagttgatccacccgccttggcctccaaagtgtttggattacaggcgtgagccatcacgcctggccgctttttttttttttcaaggcaacAAATGGGGGTTCaccttcaatttttcttttttttttctttttctttttttttgagacggagtttcgctcttggtacccaggctggagtgcaatggcgcgatctcggctcactgcaacctctgcctcctgggttcaggcaattctcctgcctcagcctcctgagtagctgggattacaagcacgcaccaccatgcccagctaattttttgtatttttagtagagacggggtttcaccatgttgaccaggatggtctcgatccctcgaccttgtgatccacccgcctcggcctcccaaagtgctgggattacaggcttgagccaccgcgcctggcaggacatttccttttttaagcCCCAGAATAGtccccagagagagagagagagagagaggagagagacacagagagagagagattgtctcTTTGCACAGATGGTAATAATACTGGCCAGCACGGGAAGGGTGCATGCCCAGGGCCCGAATGGCTCTGGACATTTGACTTTAATGATCTCCTTTGTTTCTTCCGATACAAGCTTGTGCCGTCAGCATTGTTGACTgtgtttgacagatgaggaaactgaggttccagAAGGTTAGGAGATGGCCCAGGGACACTGAGCCAGTACATGGTGGCTGTTGGCTAGGATCCCAGGGCTGGTGCCCCAAGGCTCTCCTCCAGAACCCTCACCATATCACCAGATGGTCACAGTTGGTCCTTTGGGGGATCAGTGGTGCCCCAGCCAGGGGGCATTTGGGGAAGGTTCTGTCAAAGTTGAGGTTTGGGTGCAAAGCAGGTAAGGGGACCACAGAGGCCAAGAGGCAAGACAGAGCCTGGGCTTTCGGGGAACCATGAGGGCCAGCATCTGCCTGGGACCCAGGACCAGGATGCGGGGATCAGGAGTCCCATCTGAATTCAGAACCCCCCAGGGCGTGGTCGTGGGGAGGGCTTCACAGGTCTCTCTGGCGGCAGCTGTACCTGGATTGGGGAAGGACAGTGATCGGAGGTGGGGGCACATTTCAGGGTTTGATTAGTGGCTCTGGATAGAACAGGCCCCACTGAGAGTCAGGAGAGATGATGGTGGAGCATGCAGGGGTCTCAAGAGAGGCCTGAACAATccagtggggccaggtggaggtcTGAGCGAGAAAGGGAGTGAGGCACTATTATCAGCAGAAAGAGGAGGTGCCTGGGTTTGGGGTACGCAGCAAGCAGTTGGACACCAAGCTGGGGATCAGCAGGGCATGCTGGGCTGGAGATAAAGCCAAGGGGTCCTTGACAGTGATCCTGGGGCAAGGCTATGGGTGGACCAAATAAACATCTAGAAGGGGGCCcggtgatgcctgtaatcccaacactttgggaggcccaggtgggtggatcacttgaggtcacatgGCCAGTTTGGTTTTGGACATGGAGTTAGAGATGCCTGCAGGGACACCAGGCAGAAGCAGCTTGATGGGGGTGAGGAGCAGGGAAGGGGACCAAGTGTGAGTGAGGGCAGCTCCAGGTCAGAGGGGAAGGCTGACAGCTGGAGACAGTGTTTAGGCCTCCACTGGGCCTCTCATTACTTATTCACTCAACAAgcatttcttggccaggcacagtggctcacacctataatttcagcactttgggaagccgaggcaggtggatggcttgagcacaggagtttgagaccagcctgggccacatggcaaaacgccatctctacaaaaaataaaaaattagccaggcagggtggtgtgcacctgtagtcccacttacttgggaggttgaggcaggaggattgcttgagcctaggagctcgaGGCTGTACTGAGCCGTGGTTGCACCCTGCACTCTAGTCTGCATGACGACGAGACGTTgttcaaacaaaaccaaacaaaaaaacaagcatcTGCTGAGTCCCTGCTTTGCACCAGGCCAAGTTCCTGGCTCTGGGGACAAAGTGGTGAACACATTCTCACATGTATAGAGCAGGGCTTGGAGGCAGTACGCGGAACATGATAAACAATTGTCATATGATGTTAGCGGTGGTTGGTGCTGAGGAGGCAGGGAATGCCAGGCAGGGGTCGGGGGAGGTTGCCATCATCAGGAAGGTGGTTGGGGAAGGGGTTCTCGCTAAGGCAACATGGAGCCCAGACGGCTCGGGTGCCATGGAGTCAGCTGCGGCGGGATCTGAGGGAAAAGCACTCCAGGTAGCAGGAACAATCAGTGGGAAGGCCTTAAGGTTCAAGAAAGAAGTTGGCTCCGCAgaatgcagtggctcctgcctgtagtcccagcactttgggaggccaaggaggaaggattgcttgaatccaggacttcaagaccaggctgggcaacgtggtgaaaccccatctttactgaaaatacaaaaattagctgtgcgtggtggtgcatacctgtagtcccagctactcaggaggctgaggtgggagaatcacctgagccgagggaggtcgaggctgcagtgagtcatcttccggccactgcactccaacctggatgacagagcaagaccctatctttaaaaaaagggctcgccaggcgcggtggctcaagcctgtaatcccagcactttgggaggccgaggcgggtggatcacaaggtcaagagatcgagaccatcctggtcaacatggtgaaaccccgtctctactaaaaatacaaaaaaaattagctgggcatggtggcgtgtgcctgtaatcccagctactcaggaggctgaggcaggagaattgcttgaacccaggaggcggaggttgcggtgagctgagatcgcgccattgcactccagcctgggtaacaagagcgaaactccgtctcaaaaaaaaaaaaaaaaaaaaggctcaagaaaagatgagaaaagtgaggggCCAGTGTGGATGGAAGGAGAAGTGACAGGGTAGATTGTGCAGGCCCACATAGGCTGTTGTGATGACTTGGGCTCTGCTCTGAGTGAAATGGGAGCCGCCAGGGTTCTCAGCAGAGGATGGAGGAACCTGACCCACTTGGGTGTGCACTGGCACCTGTTGGGGCAAGGACGGAAGTTGGGAGACCAGGGCACTGGAGGTGGATACAGATTTTTTCCTGGGGCTATCTCAGGTGCAGGGGTTGAGTATGGGGCTGGGGGTAAGAAACAGGCCGCTCCCCAGAGTGACAGGCCGTTCCTGCCCACAGGCCCGGGTGGAACGCATGGAGCAGttccagaaggagaaggaggaactGGACAGGGGCTGCCGCGAGTGCAAGCGCAAGGTGGCCGAGTGCCAGAGGAAGCTGAAGGAGCTGGAGGTGGCCGAGGGTGGCAAGGCAGAGCTGGAGCGGCTGCAGGCTGAAGCGCAGCAGCTGCGCAAGGAGGAGCGAAGCTGGGAGCAGAAGCTGGAGGAGATGCGTAAGAAGGAGAAGAGTATGCCCTGGAACGTGGACACGCTCAGCAAAGATGGCTTCAGCAAGGTGTGCGGGGCGAGCGGGGCGGGAAGTGCGCGTGCGCAGCCAGCGAGCGTGCAGCCAGGACGCATGCGCACCCAATGCCAAGTCAGGGGAGGACCCCCGTGGTGAAATTAAATggtgtgggggttgggggatggaCAGGGGCCACGTGGGGAGGGGGGACAGGCTTGGGGGGCCGGGCGGATGAAACACCCCACCGGTCCCCTCCTCTGATCTGCCCCAAGGCCCATGCCCACGCTCCCGCCACCTTGATGCTCATGGCTTCGTCACCACCTCCGCCGTGGATGGGATGGGCGCTGCGGCCACGGCCCGCCCGGCCGCGCTCGAGGCGCTCCGCAGCCTTGCCCCAGCCCACTCCCCTTCTCACCCTACCACAGAGCATGGTCAATACCAAGcctgagaaggcagaggaggactCAGAGGAGGTGAGGGAGCAGAAACACAAGACCTTCGTGGAAAAGTATGAGAAACAGATCAAGCACTTTGGTGAGTGGGGCGTGTGGGTTATGGGGGAGCCAGGTCAGGGCAGGCCCTTTGTCTCCAGGGCCCTCCAGCACCTTGCCAGCATCTTCCCACAGGCATGCTCCGCCGCTGGGATGACAGTCAAAAGTACCTGTCGGACAATGTCCACCTGGTGTGTGAGGAGACGGCCAATTACCTGGTCATCTGGTGCATCGACCtagaggtggaggaggtgagtGGAGCTTTCCCCAGGGCTGTGAAAAGGTGCTGCCACACGCCGCCACTTGGTGACACTGCCTGTTGTCCCTGGC
This genomic interval from Saimiri boliviensis isolate mSaiBol1 chromosome 14, mSaiBol1.pri, whole genome shotgun sequence contains the following:
- the CDC37 gene encoding hsp90 co-chaperone Cdc37; translated protein: MVDYSVWDHIEVSDDEDETHPNIDTASLFRWRHQARVERMEQFQKEKEELDRGCRECKRKVAECQRKLKELEVAEGGKAELERLQAEAQQLRKEERSWEQKLEEMRKKEKSMPWNVDTLSKDGFSKSMVNTKPEKAEEDSEEVREQKHKTFVEKYEKQIKHFGMLRRWDDSQKYLSDNVHLVCEETANYLVIWCIDLEVEEKCALMEQVAHQTIVMQFILELAKSLKVDPRACFRQFFTKIKTADRQYMEGFNDELEAFKERVRGRAKLRIEKAMKEYEEEERKKRLGPGGLDPVEVYESLPEELQKCFDVKDVQMLQDAISKMDPTDAKYHMQRCIDSGLWVPNSKASEAKEGEEAGPRDPMLEAVPKTGDEKDVSV